One stretch of Streptomyces hygroscopicus DNA includes these proteins:
- a CDS encoding AraC family transcriptional regulator: MARFLVSPPHREGGQAQFIESVPPRSDSDITAVITWILQHLDEPLTLESVGRHSHMSTRTLRRRFRAATGTSVMNWVAGQHVARARVLLETTRLGVDDIAHRCGFGSAESLRVHFTARTRSSPSRYRRTFAG; encoded by the coding sequence ATGGCCCGGTTTCTGGTCAGCCCGCCGCATCGCGAAGGCGGACAGGCTCAGTTCATCGAGTCCGTCCCGCCCAGGAGCGACTCGGACATCACCGCCGTGATCACCTGGATTCTGCAGCATCTCGACGAGCCGCTCACTCTGGAGTCGGTCGGCCGGCACAGCCATATGAGCACACGGACCCTGCGCCGCAGATTCCGGGCCGCGACCGGCACGAGCGTCATGAACTGGGTGGCTGGGCAACATGTGGCCCGTGCCCGCGTCCTCCTCGAAACCACTCGCCTTGGCGTCGACGACATCGCGCACCGATGCGGCTTCGGCTCCGCGGAGTCGCTGCGCGTGCACTTCACCGCGCGGACCCGGAGCAGCCCGTCGAGATACCGCCGTACCTTCGCCGGCTGA
- a CDS encoding MFS transporter, giving the protein MPLVANTPVEKMTGPYPRRWWALIVLCLSLLIVVMANTSLIVAAPDMTTDLHLSSSDLQWVVDGYTVPYAALMLVLGAIGDKYSRRGALVMGLLIFAGGSVMGSQVDETNLVITARAIMGVGAAVVMPATLSLLVAIFPKRERARAITAWTATSGLAIAVGPVVAGWLLRDHAWGSTFLINVPIAVVGVIGALVLVPPSKAKGMGRIDYIGGLLSIVSVGSLVYAIIEGPHFGWGTGPVTAAVVAGVGFLAFALWELKHPHPMLDVRKFRLRAFGGSMLAVLFFFFGTFGSIYYATQFLQFVLGYDALETGVRLLPLAGGVFVGAAVTGKLAPKLGVKAMVVPGMVIGAVGVFLLTQIGKGSDYTDFLPSLLLLGFAIGLSVSPATDTIMGSFPEAELGVGGGANDTSLELGGSLGIALLGSLLSTSYQDKLSDLVGNQLPHNAMDVAKESVGGGLAVAEQIAKSPSGGPQKAQALVDAVHESFAHSVAHTSLIGGIIMAAGALIVLAVLPGRKAAAPQQGQEQTEEDVKEPAEVG; this is encoded by the coding sequence ATGCCGCTCGTCGCGAACACACCGGTCGAGAAGATGACCGGGCCGTACCCACGGCGCTGGTGGGCACTGATCGTGCTGTGCCTGAGCCTGCTGATCGTGGTCATGGCCAACACATCCCTGATCGTCGCCGCGCCCGACATGACCACGGACCTGCACCTCAGCAGCAGCGATCTGCAGTGGGTCGTCGACGGCTACACCGTCCCCTACGCCGCGCTGATGCTGGTGCTCGGCGCGATAGGCGACAAGTACAGCCGCCGCGGCGCCCTCGTCATGGGCCTGCTGATCTTCGCGGGCGGTTCGGTGATGGGCAGCCAGGTCGACGAGACCAACCTGGTCATCACCGCCCGGGCGATCATGGGCGTGGGCGCCGCCGTGGTCATGCCGGCCACCCTGTCCCTGCTGGTGGCGATCTTCCCGAAGCGTGAGCGGGCACGGGCCATCACCGCCTGGACCGCGACCTCCGGCCTCGCCATCGCCGTCGGCCCCGTGGTCGCCGGCTGGCTGCTGCGGGACCACGCCTGGGGTTCCACCTTCCTGATCAACGTGCCCATCGCGGTCGTCGGCGTCATCGGCGCACTCGTCCTGGTGCCGCCGTCCAAGGCGAAGGGCATGGGCCGGATCGACTACATCGGCGGTCTGCTCTCGATCGTCTCCGTCGGCTCCCTCGTCTACGCGATCATCGAGGGCCCGCACTTCGGCTGGGGCACCGGCCCGGTCACCGCGGCCGTGGTCGCGGGCGTGGGGTTCCTGGCCTTCGCCCTGTGGGAGCTCAAGCACCCCCACCCCATGCTGGACGTCCGCAAGTTCAGGCTGCGTGCCTTCGGCGGCTCCATGCTCGCGGTGCTGTTCTTCTTCTTCGGCACCTTCGGCTCGATCTACTACGCCACACAGTTCCTGCAGTTCGTCCTCGGCTACGACGCCCTGGAGACCGGCGTTCGCCTGCTGCCGCTGGCCGGTGGCGTGTTCGTCGGTGCCGCGGTCACCGGGAAGCTGGCCCCGAAGCTCGGGGTGAAGGCCATGGTCGTGCCCGGCATGGTCATCGGCGCCGTGGGCGTGTTCCTGCTCACGCAGATCGGCAAGGGCTCGGACTACACCGACTTCCTGCCGTCGCTGCTGCTGCTCGGCTTCGCGATCGGCCTGAGCGTGTCCCCGGCGACCGACACGATCATGGGCTCGTTCCCCGAGGCCGAGCTGGGCGTCGGCGGCGGCGCCAACGACACCTCGCTGGAGCTCGGCGGCTCCCTCGGCATCGCCCTCCTGGGCTCGCTGCTCAGCACGTCCTACCAGGACAAGCTGAGTGACCTGGTGGGCAACCAGCTCCCGCACAACGCCATGGACGTCGCCAAGGAGTCGGTGGGCGGTGGCCTCGCGGTCGCCGAGCAGATCGCGAAGAGCCCGAGCGGCGGCCCCCAGAAGGCTCAGGCGCTGGTGGACGCGGTACACGAATCCTTCGCCCACAGTGTCGCGCACACCAGCCTCATCGGCGGCATCATCATGGCCGCCGGCGCCCTGATCGTCCTGGCCGTCCTGCCCGGCCGCAAGGCCGCCGCGCCCCAGCAGGGCCAGGAGCAGACGGAAGAGGACGTGAAGGAGCCCGCGGAGGTCGGCTGA
- a CDS encoding lysophospholipase, which translates to MAITVGAVDFLTDILGEPYQSIDLPLAADREGDVVATLVRRRSADPGAAAGGSRRAVLYVHGFVDYFFQTHLADFYAERGYDFYALDLRKYGRSLRPHHSPNYIHDLDAYDEELDEAVRIIREVDGHDTLLLNGHSTGGLISVLYADRRAGRGTIDALFLNSPFLSLPAPLLIRTLGAPVVGLLGRLVATRKLPAPLNPHYVHSLHRDFRGSWEFDLALKPAEGFPLYAGWLAAIQRGQRRVRRGLGVDCPVLVMASTASTATTEWDDALLRTDGVLRADDIARLAPRLGPRVTTVRIRDGVHDLVLSMPEVRERIFAELDLWLRAYLPDRAG; encoded by the coding sequence ATGGCCATTACAGTCGGCGCCGTGGACTTCCTCACCGACATCCTGGGCGAGCCCTACCAGTCGATCGACCTGCCGCTCGCCGCCGACCGAGAGGGCGATGTCGTCGCGACCCTGGTCCGCCGCCGGTCCGCAGATCCTGGCGCCGCGGCTGGAGGCTCCCGCCGAGCGGTGCTCTATGTGCACGGCTTCGTCGACTACTTCTTCCAGACCCACCTGGCCGACTTCTACGCCGAGCGCGGCTACGACTTCTACGCACTGGACCTGCGCAAGTACGGCCGCTCACTGCGCCCGCACCATTCGCCGAACTACATTCACGACCTCGACGCCTACGACGAGGAACTCGACGAGGCCGTCCGCATCATCCGCGAGGTCGACGGACACGACACCCTGCTGCTCAATGGCCACTCAACGGGCGGCCTGATCAGCGTCCTGTACGCCGACCGGCGGGCCGGGCGGGGGACGATCGACGCGCTCTTCCTCAACAGCCCGTTTCTGTCCCTGCCCGCTCCCTTGCTGATCCGCACGCTCGGCGCCCCCGTCGTCGGCCTCCTCGGACGGCTGGTGGCCACCCGCAAGCTCCCGGCCCCGCTCAACCCGCACTACGTCCACAGTCTCCACCGTGACTTCCGGGGCAGTTGGGAGTTCGACCTGGCCCTCAAACCGGCCGAGGGCTTCCCCCTCTACGCCGGGTGGCTGGCGGCGATCCAACGGGGCCAGCGGCGGGTGCGCCGCGGCTTGGGCGTCGACTGTCCGGTTCTGGTGATGGCTTCGACCGCCAGCACCGCCACCACCGAGTGGGACGACGCCCTGCTCCGCACCGACGGCGTACTACGCGCCGATGACATCGCCCGCCTCGCACCCCGGCTGGGCCCCCGGGTCACCACCGTGCGCATCCGGGACGGGGTGCACGACCTGGTGCTGTCGATGCCCGAGGTGCGCGAGCGCATCTTCGCCGAGCTCGATCTCTGGCTCCGCGCCTATCTGCCGGACCGGGCCGGGTAG
- a CDS encoding TetR family transcriptional regulator, protein MADRMRQDERVAATREALLGAAERLFAERGVYAVANRQISEAAGQGNNAAVSYHFGTKVDLVRALVRRHAEQIEGIRARLLAEIGDSADLRDWVACAVRPTTEHLEALGHPSWYARFIAQVTADPALYAIVTEEFSVAAPSMRVLQEGLNRCLPDLPAEVYAERSAMTRHLITQMSVERERALADNAPTSRATWHEAATGLIDAIVALWHAPVTRVP, encoded by the coding sequence ATGGCAGACAGAATGAGGCAGGACGAGCGGGTCGCCGCGACGCGGGAGGCGTTGCTGGGCGCGGCGGAGCGGCTGTTCGCCGAGCGTGGGGTGTACGCGGTGGCCAACCGCCAGATCAGCGAGGCCGCCGGGCAGGGGAACAACGCCGCGGTCAGCTACCACTTCGGCACCAAGGTCGACCTGGTGCGCGCGCTCGTTCGCAGGCACGCCGAGCAGATCGAGGGGATCCGGGCGCGGCTGCTGGCCGAAATCGGCGATTCCGCCGATCTGCGGGACTGGGTGGCCTGTGCGGTCCGTCCGACCACCGAGCATCTGGAAGCTCTGGGCCACCCGAGTTGGTACGCGCGGTTCATCGCCCAGGTCACGGCCGACCCCGCGCTCTACGCGATCGTGACCGAGGAATTCTCCGTCGCCGCTCCGTCGATGCGGGTGTTGCAGGAGGGCCTGAACCGCTGCCTGCCGGATCTGCCCGCCGAGGTGTACGCCGAGCGCTCGGCCATGACGCGTCACTTGATCACGCAGATGTCCGTCGAGAGGGAGCGCGCCCTCGCCGACAACGCTCCTACCTCCCGTGCGACATGGCATGAGGCCGCCACCGGCCTCATCGACGCGATCGTCGCGTTGTGGCATGCGCCGGTCACGCGTGTGCCGTGA
- a CDS encoding metal-dependent phosphohydrolase HD sub domain-containing protein, producing the protein MALHTSTGIAVHKQPVVALTHLGIGADIFGFGAEEVDRAVLDAAHSAFPWLDLRERILETVVHQIDEQPSKWAPVSFVDAAYRRLRPDNPFPGLDEFCAAPAVPD; encoded by the coding sequence GTGGCGCTGCACACCTCGACCGGCATCGCGGTCCACAAGCAGCCGGTCGTCGCCCTCACGCACCTCGGCATCGGCGCCGACATCTTCGGCTTCGGCGCCGAGGAAGTGGACCGGGCCGTGCTCGACGCCGCCCACTCGGCGTTCCCCTGGCTGGATCTGCGTGAGCGGATCCTCGAGACGGTGGTCCACCAGATCGACGAGCAGCCGTCGAAGTGGGCGCCCGTGTCATTCGTCGACGCCGCGTATCGCAGGCTCCGGCCGGACAATCCGTTTCCCGGGCTGGACGAGTTCTGCGCCGCCCCGGCGGTTCCGGACTGA
- a CDS encoding ATP-binding protein, with the protein MIVWLNGTHGAGKTTTSALVQQLIPDSRVFDAEKVGETLMDITPALPATDNFQHWPPWRPLVVETARRVLDYTGGTLVVPMTVLVEEYWREISTGLAQHAIPVRHFVLHADQDTLRGRIAGDTVLGPNSPFRLKYLEPYAEAARTWLHGEAEVVDTTHLTPAQAALRIAEAVKS; encoded by the coding sequence ATGATCGTATGGCTCAACGGCACCCACGGCGCGGGCAAGACGACGACCAGTGCACTCGTGCAGCAGCTCATCCCGGATTCACGGGTGTTCGACGCCGAGAAGGTCGGCGAGACACTCATGGACATCACGCCGGCGCTGCCCGCGACGGACAACTTCCAGCACTGGCCGCCGTGGCGGCCGCTCGTAGTGGAGACCGCCCGCCGCGTACTCGACTACACCGGCGGCACTCTGGTGGTGCCCATGACCGTCCTGGTCGAGGAGTACTGGCGCGAGATCAGCACGGGCCTCGCCCAACATGCCATTCCGGTAAGGCACTTCGTCCTCCATGCCGACCAGGACACCCTCCGCGGGCGCATCGCGGGCGACACTGTCCTCGGCCCCAACTCCCCGTTCCGTCTCAAATACCTCGAGCCCTACGCCGAGGCGGCCCGCACCTGGCTACATGGCGAGGCCGAGGTCGTCGACACCACGCACCTCACGCCCGCCCAGGCCGCCCTGCGGATCGCGGAGGCCGTCAAGAGCTGA
- a CDS encoding DNA-binding protein has translation MSGTTGAAGAAGAAGDAEAFAERLRGLKERSGLSYGTLAKRLHMSTSTLHRYCNGTVVPADYASVERVARVCRATPEELVELHRRWILAHAARGRKEQGPGGAAGGAGAGAGVAAGAGEHEGAPTPGDSAPGAGGGGLPRAGTRPAGSGAALPDAAAGTESASEGGQLREPGGTDEPVVGGTVPPAPVRSRRRRTALVSSVAVAAVLGAVAFAVNLPSSGDGGGDEKAAGAGAATPTTNPGTGTGSRGNDKRPSASASPSPSRSAKTGKPSAPASEPAAHSGGSAAERPGGAPVNIATRPYVYDSPCSQHFLVDSEPEQVGPPAAEPDAPRWAAAYGAVSSGEQRVALTVQGTGKDTVVLEALHVRVVAKGAPLTWNDYSMGVGCGGDVETKSFDVDLDNGSPTATVKNGQRDFPYKVSESDPEVFYVTAHTTAHDVRWDLALDWSSGDRHGTVRLDNSGSPFRTSAAAGRPGYDYPLGSSEWAKREE, from the coding sequence GTGTCAGGGACGACAGGGGCCGCGGGAGCGGCGGGGGCCGCCGGGGACGCGGAGGCGTTCGCGGAGCGGCTGCGGGGGCTCAAGGAGCGCTCGGGGCTGAGCTACGGGACGCTCGCCAAGCGGCTGCACATGAGCACGTCCACGCTGCATCGCTACTGCAACGGCACGGTGGTGCCGGCCGATTACGCGTCGGTCGAGCGGGTCGCGCGGGTGTGCCGGGCGACCCCCGAGGAACTGGTCGAGCTGCACCGGCGGTGGATTCTGGCGCATGCGGCGCGGGGGCGTAAGGAGCAGGGGCCGGGCGGGGCGGCGGGTGGTGCGGGTGCCGGGGCGGGCGTCGCGGCCGGGGCCGGGGAGCACGAGGGCGCGCCGACGCCTGGTGATTCGGCGCCCGGCGCCGGGGGCGGCGGACTGCCCAGGGCGGGGACGCGCCCTGCCGGTTCGGGTGCTGCGCTGCCCGACGCGGCGGCTGGAACGGAGTCGGCGTCCGAGGGCGGTCAGCTCCGCGAGCCCGGTGGAACCGATGAACCGGTTGTCGGCGGCACCGTCCCACCCGCTCCCGTACGGTCCCGGCGGCGCCGCACCGCGCTCGTCTCGTCCGTCGCCGTGGCCGCGGTGCTGGGAGCCGTCGCGTTCGCCGTGAATCTGCCGTCCTCCGGAGACGGCGGCGGTGACGAGAAGGCCGCGGGGGCGGGGGCCGCCACGCCGACCACCAACCCCGGCACCGGGACCGGAAGCCGAGGGAACGACAAGCGGCCGTCCGCTTCGGCCTCCCCTTCCCCGTCCCGGAGCGCGAAGACCGGCAAACCCTCCGCCCCGGCGTCGGAGCCCGCCGCCCACAGCGGCGGGAGCGCCGCCGAACGCCCCGGCGGCGCACCGGTCAACATCGCCACCCGCCCCTACGTCTACGACAGCCCCTGCAGCCAGCACTTCCTCGTCGACAGCGAGCCCGAACAGGTCGGCCCGCCCGCCGCCGAGCCGGACGCGCCCCGCTGGGCCGCCGCGTACGGCGCGGTCTCCTCGGGGGAGCAGCGCGTCGCCCTCACCGTGCAGGGCACCGGGAAGGACACCGTCGTCCTGGAGGCGCTGCACGTACGCGTCGTCGCGAAGGGCGCCCCGCTCACCTGGAACGACTACTCGATGGGCGTCGGCTGCGGCGGCGACGTCGAAACCAAGTCGTTCGACGTCGACCTCGACAACGGCAGCCCGACCGCCACCGTCAAGAACGGCCAGCGCGACTTCCCGTACAAGGTCAGCGAGTCCGACCCGGAGGTCTTCTACGTCACCGCCCACACCACGGCGCATGACGTCCGCTGGGACCTCGCCCTGGACTGGTCCAGCGGCGACCGCCACGGCACCGTGCGCCTCGACAACAGCGGCTCCCCGTTCCGCACCAGCGCCGCCGCCGGCCGCCCCGGCTACGACTACCCGCTGGGCAGCAGCGAGTGGGCCAAGCGCGAGGAGTAG
- a CDS encoding glycerol uptake facilitator protein, with protein sequence MDQARAADGRPAPPAPAGPVTWTLVARNSALECLLAFALLFGVTTIVRWIAGPSPVSAAIPYPHLKLLVIGACVGPLLAGLILSPAGKASGGHINPAISLAMWRFGVFPGAAVVPYIVAQLAGSLLGVLAGRAVWGRAAGRPPVSDAALQPGLGWSAGALFVAETASMAVIVLLVGLFLSVPRLAPLVPWLVGLLIGMAVPLLGTTTGGSVNPARQFGPAIVSGQLDFLWVYLLAPMVGAVAVTSLRNRFLKRRAIRTYRLCGTDCADSPPARPVDRVEAFEGTGLLMLALHRPPGRLRPHIGPVVHVAVRRLSRRWTPRPPCPPRPPQ encoded by the coding sequence ATGGACCAGGCCCGCGCAGCAGACGGCCGACCGGCCCCACCCGCTCCGGCCGGCCCGGTGACCTGGACCTTGGTGGCCAGGAACAGCGCCTTGGAGTGCCTCCTGGCGTTCGCGCTGCTCTTCGGCGTCACCACCATCGTGCGCTGGATCGCGGGCCCCTCGCCCGTGTCCGCGGCCATCCCGTACCCACATCTCAAACTGCTGGTCATCGGCGCGTGCGTGGGACCGCTCCTCGCCGGGCTGATCCTCAGCCCGGCCGGGAAGGCGTCGGGCGGACACATCAATCCGGCCATCTCGCTCGCCATGTGGCGGTTCGGGGTCTTCCCCGGGGCGGCTGTCGTTCCCTATATCGTCGCCCAGCTCGCCGGGTCCCTTCTCGGTGTGCTCGCGGGCCGGGCCGTGTGGGGAAGGGCGGCGGGCAGACCGCCGGTGAGCGACGCGGCGCTGCAACCCGGCCTCGGCTGGTCGGCTGGTGCGCTCTTCGTCGCGGAGACCGCCTCCATGGCCGTCATCGTCCTCCTCGTCGGGCTCTTCCTGTCGGTGCCCCGGCTGGCGCCGCTGGTGCCATGGCTCGTCGGGCTTCTGATCGGCATGGCGGTCCCGTTGCTGGGGACCACGACCGGGGGTTCGGTCAACCCGGCCCGCCAGTTCGGACCGGCGATCGTCTCCGGCCAACTCGACTTCCTCTGGGTCTACCTGCTCGCCCCCATGGTGGGGGCTGTGGCGGTGACCTCACTCCGCAACAGGTTCCTGAAGCGACGTGCGATTCGCACGTATCGGCTGTGCGGAACCGACTGCGCCGACTCGCCCCCCGCGCGCCCGGTCGATCGCGTCGAAGCCTTCGAGGGCACCGGCCTGCTCATGCTCGCGCTGCACCGGCCGCCTGGTCGGCTCCGGCCGCACATCGGGCCCGTCGTCCACGTCGCCGTGCGACGGCTCAGTCGGCGGTGGACTCCGCGGCCTCCGTGCCCTCCGCGGCCTCCGCAGTGA
- a CDS encoding ferredoxin, producing the protein MKVTVDQDKCCAAGTCVLIAPEVFDQREDDGVVILLDTAPAGNLHAAVRECAAVCPAGAIHVGEDA; encoded by the coding sequence ATGAAGGTCACCGTGGACCAAGACAAGTGCTGTGCCGCGGGCACCTGCGTGCTGATCGCCCCGGAGGTGTTCGACCAGCGCGAGGACGACGGCGTCGTGATCCTGCTCGACACGGCCCCCGCCGGGAACCTCCACGCCGCGGTGCGTGAATGCGCCGCGGTATGCCCCGCCGGAGCGATCCACGTGGGCGAGGACGCGTGA
- a CDS encoding pyridine nucleotide-disulfide oxidoreductase, whose protein sequence is MSAPADVLVVGASAAGLSTAEALRRKGFQGGLTVLGAEPHLPYDRPPLSKQVLSGAWEPDRAFLRRSAELSALNAEFVLHDPAVGLDAEARTVHTASGGVLRAEAIVVATGLRPRTFAGQDGLAGVHVLRTLDDALALRAELMTSSRVVVVGDGVLGTEIAATARTMGLAVTLAGPQPAPLESQFGPLVAGQLAELHTGQGVDLRLGAAVTGLAERNGRVTGVELATGEVLPADVVVVAFGAVPATDWLAGSGLKVDNGVVCDSWCRAADGVYAVGDVARWYHSGFHTLLRLENRTNATEQAGHVAATILGESRPYTPVPFFWTDQFDVKIQVHGVLSADAEVTVVDGDMAQGRFVARYRRNGATVGVLGWRMPKQTRVRRQEVVDAFTS, encoded by the coding sequence GTGAGCGCTCCCGCCGATGTTCTGGTGGTCGGAGCCTCCGCGGCCGGGCTCTCCACCGCGGAAGCCCTGCGGCGCAAGGGATTCCAGGGCGGCCTGACCGTCCTGGGCGCCGAGCCGCATCTGCCCTACGACCGGCCACCGCTGTCCAAGCAGGTCCTCTCCGGTGCCTGGGAACCGGACCGGGCCTTCCTCCGCCGATCTGCCGAACTCTCCGCGCTGAACGCCGAGTTCGTCCTCCACGATCCCGCCGTCGGTCTTGACGCGGAGGCGCGCACCGTCCACACCGCTTCGGGCGGTGTGCTGCGAGCGGAGGCGATCGTCGTGGCGACGGGCCTGCGGCCCCGCACCTTCGCCGGGCAGGACGGTCTCGCCGGGGTGCATGTGCTGCGCACACTCGACGACGCGTTGGCACTGCGGGCAGAGCTGATGACCTCCTCGCGCGTCGTGGTGGTGGGAGACGGCGTACTCGGCACGGAAATCGCCGCCACCGCACGGACCATGGGCCTGGCGGTCACCCTGGCGGGACCCCAACCCGCGCCCCTGGAGAGCCAGTTCGGCCCCCTGGTGGCGGGGCAACTCGCCGAACTGCACACCGGCCAGGGAGTCGATCTGCGGCTCGGCGCCGCGGTGACCGGGCTGGCCGAACGGAACGGACGCGTCACGGGGGTGGAGCTGGCCACCGGCGAGGTGCTGCCCGCCGATGTGGTCGTGGTGGCGTTCGGTGCCGTTCCGGCGACGGACTGGCTCGCGGGCAGCGGCCTCAAGGTCGACAACGGAGTGGTGTGCGACTCCTGGTGCCGTGCGGCGGACGGTGTCTACGCCGTAGGGGATGTGGCCCGCTGGTACCACAGCGGTTTCCACACCTTGCTGCGCCTGGAAAACCGCACCAACGCGACTGAGCAGGCCGGTCATGTGGCCGCCACCATTCTCGGCGAGAGCCGGCCCTACACCCCGGTCCCCTTCTTCTGGACCGACCAGTTCGACGTCAAGATCCAAGTGCATGGTGTGCTGTCGGCCGACGCCGAGGTGACCGTCGTGGACGGGGACATGGCGCAGGGCCGGTTCGTCGCGCGGTACCGCCGGAACGGCGCCACGGTCGGCGTGCTCGGCTGGCGCATGCCCAAGCAGACCCGTGTGCGTCGGCAGGAGGTCGTCGACGCGTTCACGTCATGA
- a CDS encoding TetR family transcriptional regulator translates to MPNPRVPPDPGRRRTRTTRTRILEAARRELDRDPDSSLGDIAEAAGVSRRTVYGHFAGRSALVEGLVDEAAEALRAALTAVALPAPDAATALARFVLTLWPVGDRYRMLLRLAPQGLGAERADVLAPARDMATAIITEGRRQGVFRTSLPPPVLSRAVEAYVLALLECGNTGTWTDDGTRTGAAALVAVGADGDLARCGGGPHAGSDPGSRGMPRVRMDVPLLSAVPPPRLSVTKPAARVPQRRNARSNRARILATARKELGRNPDITLEELARAAGVVRRTLFGHFPGRVALLEALAEEASEALRDAAVAGVQFKGPAERALAHFALSMWPVGDRYRMLLALARHDLGAERVTEIIKPGRDDVTSILERGQRDGVFHTHLPPAVLSAGLEALTVALLEQVNTGALEDDGTRSAVAMLIAAGVPEKQACAVVEDVAATVTAEAAEGTEAAESTAD, encoded by the coding sequence GTGCCCAACCCACGAGTCCCGCCAGACCCCGGCCGCCGCCGGACGCGCACCACACGGACCCGCATCCTCGAAGCGGCCCGCCGGGAACTGGACCGTGATCCCGACAGCAGCCTTGGCGACATCGCTGAGGCCGCCGGGGTGTCGCGCCGTACCGTCTACGGGCACTTCGCCGGGCGGTCCGCGCTGGTCGAGGGGCTCGTGGACGAAGCCGCGGAGGCCCTTCGGGCGGCACTCACCGCGGTCGCGCTCCCGGCCCCCGACGCCGCCACCGCCCTCGCGCGCTTCGTCCTCACCCTGTGGCCGGTCGGCGACCGCTACCGCATGCTGCTCCGGCTCGCCCCCCAGGGCCTGGGCGCCGAACGGGCCGACGTCCTCGCCCCCGCCCGCGACATGGCCACGGCGATCATCACCGAAGGCCGGCGGCAGGGCGTCTTCCGCACCAGCCTTCCGCCGCCCGTGCTCAGCCGCGCCGTCGAGGCATACGTTCTGGCGCTCCTCGAATGCGGGAACACCGGCACCTGGACCGACGACGGCACGCGCACGGGCGCCGCCGCCCTAGTCGCCGTGGGGGCCGACGGCGACCTCGCCCGGTGCGGTGGTGGTCCGCATGCCGGAAGCGATCCCGGATCGCGAGGAATGCCGCGTGTCAGAATGGACGTGCCGCTCCTGTCCGCCGTACCGCCCCCGAGGTTGTCCGTGACCAAGCCCGCTGCCCGCGTCCCGCAGCGACGCAACGCGCGCTCCAACCGGGCGCGCATCCTGGCCACGGCCCGCAAGGAACTCGGCCGGAACCCGGACATCACACTGGAGGAACTGGCGCGCGCCGCCGGTGTCGTACGCCGCACCCTCTTCGGCCACTTCCCCGGACGGGTCGCGCTGCTCGAGGCGCTGGCCGAGGAAGCCTCCGAGGCCCTCCGGGACGCGGCGGTGGCCGGAGTGCAGTTCAAGGGCCCTGCCGAGCGGGCGCTCGCGCACTTCGCGTTGTCGATGTGGCCCGTAGGCGACCGCTACCGGATGCTCCTGGCGCTGGCCCGGCACGACCTGGGCGCGGAACGCGTCACCGAGATCATCAAGCCCGGGCGTGACGACGTCACGTCCATCCTGGAGCGTGGACAGCGGGACGGCGTCTTCCATACCCATCTGCCCCCCGCGGTGCTCAGCGCGGGTCTGGAAGCGCTCACGGTCGCTCTGCTGGAGCAGGTCAACACGGGGGCACTGGAGGACGACGGCACCCGAAGCGCCGTTGCCATGCTCATCGCGGCCGGTGTGCCCGAGAAGCAGGCATGCGCCGTGGTCGAGGACGTCGCCGCCACGGTCACTGCGGAGGCCGCGGAGGGCACGGAGGCCGCGGAGTCCACCGCCGACTGA